Proteins co-encoded in one Strix uralensis isolate ZFMK-TIS-50842 chromosome 2, bStrUra1, whole genome shotgun sequence genomic window:
- the LOC141940124 gene encoding interferon-induced GTP-binding protein Mx-like isoform X1 yields the protein MDNLRARPRNQQAMDNKNAAVKQLSERTKPALKKDVFTSPSLQTSLEAFAVPLPPDLEDEDLMSDNMTERKPNYEREELKEQCYGEQDTQAAEHTLYNQYEEKIQPCIDLVDSLRALGIENDLALPAIAVIGDQSSGKSSVLEALSGIALPRGNGIVTRCPLELKLRKIPDTQAWKGKISYRNIIIELQSASEVEKAIRQAQDVVAGTRGAISGELISLEIRSPDVPNLTLIDLPGIARVAVGDQPKDIGEQIKMLLRKIIGCKETLNLVVVPCNVDIATTEALKMAQEVDPSGERTLGILTKPDLVDRGTEETIINVIRNLVIPLKKGYMIVKCRGQQDIHNKLTLAAAIQQERKFFENHKHFSILMEEGRATVPHLAEKLTNELVRHIKKTLPTLENQIREVLQKTLQDLQKYRRGTPTTESEKLIFLTDLIKLFNQDISLAMRGEEQLFGNEIRLFAKIRREFQTWQVILLECAAKVKKNVPSKVWKYEDQYRGRELPSFTNYRTFEDVIKEQIIELEEPAVEILHNVIRLVEEKFVELTKRHFANFHHLNRAAKTRIEDIREKEAAVAERHIRTQFKMESIVYCQDDLYSNDLNSVKVENTIKAGNGKELPFGSVLNQEPSFVQEMVSHTKAYFNGASKRLSNQIPLIILSSALHDFGDNLQTAMLHLLQEKDKLSQLLEEDSEAAKHRSYLSQRVNRLAKACQYLRDFTSL from the exons ATGGACAACCTACGTGCTAGGCCAAGAAATCAGCAGGCCATGGATAATAAGAATGCAGCTGTCAAACAACTTTCTGAAAGAACCAAACCTGCCCTGAAGAAAGATGTTTTTACATCACCTTCCTTACAAACATCTTTAGAAGCTTTTGCAGTACCTCTTCCACCAGACTTAGAAGATGAAGATCTGATGTCAGACAACATGACTGAGAGAAAACCTAACTACGAGCGGGAGGAGTTGAAGGAACAGTGTTATGGAGAACAAGACACG CAGGCAGCAGAACATACTTTGTACAACCAATATGAGGAAAAGATCCAACCCTGCATTGATCTGGTCGACAGCCTAAGAGCTCTCGGAATAGAAAATGACCTGGCTTTGCCCGCAATCGCAGTGATCGGAGACCAGAGCTCTGGGAAAAGCTCCGTCCTAGAAGCCCTGTCTGGCATTGCTCTTCCTAGGGGCAATG GTATTGTTACTCGATGTCCCTTGGAACTTAAACTGAGAAAAATACCTGACACCCAGGCATGGAAAGGAAAAATTTCTTACCGCAACATCATCATAGAGCTCCAAAGTGCATCTGAGGTGGAGAAAGCAATAAGACAAG CCCAGGATGTTGTGGCTGGTACTAGAGGTGCCATTAGTGGAGAATTAATTTCCCTAGAAATTCGGTCTCCAGATGTCCCAAATCTGACACTAATTGATCTTCCTGGAATTGCCAGAGTGGCTGTGGGGGATCAACCAAAAGACATCGGGGAACAG ATCAAGATGCTACTCAGAAAAATTATTGGCTGCAAAGAGACACTCAATTTGGTAGTGGTGCCATGTAATGTGGATATTGCAACAACAGAAGCACTGAAAATGGCTCAAGAGGTGGACCCCAGTGGAGAAAGGACATTAG GGATCCTCACGAAACCGGACTTGGTAGACAGAGGAACTGAAGAGACTATTATTAACGTAATACGCAACCTGGTCATCCCTCTCAAAAAAGGTTACATGATTGTGAAGTGTCGTGGGCAGCAGGACATCCACAACAAACTGACCTTGGCTGCTGCAATCCAGCAGGAGAGAAAGTTCTTCGAGAATCACAAACATTTCAG CATTCTTATGGAAGAAGGAAGGGCTACTGTCCCTCACCTGGCAGAGAAGCTCACAAATGAACTTGTGAGACATATTAAA AAAACTTTGCCAACACTAGAGAACCAAATACGTGAGGTGCTCCAAAAAACGTTACAGGATCTACAAAAGTACAGAAGAGGCACACCCACAACAGAGTCTGAGAAGCTGATTTTCCTCACAGAT TTGATCAAACTCTTTAATCAAGACATCTCTCTGGCAATGCGTGGAGAGGAACAGTTGTTTGGAAATGAAATCAGACTGTTTGCAAAAATCCGCAGAGAGTTTCAAACATGGCAAGTGATTCTCCTAGAGTGTGCTGCAAAGG ttaaaaaaaatgtacccAGTAAAGTGTGGAAATATGAAGACCAGTATCGTGGACGGGAGCTCCCATCCTTCACCAATTACAGGACATTTGAGGATGTTATAAAAGAGCAAATCATAGAACTGGAGGAGCCGGCCGTTGAGATACTGCACAATGTGATCA GACTGGTTGAAGAGAAATTTGTGGAACTCACTAAAAGGCATTTTGCTAATTTTCACCATCTAAACAGAGCTGCTAAG acCAGAATTGAAGACAttagagagaaagaagcagcagtggcTGAAAGACATATCCGGACCCAGTTTAAAATGGAGAGCATTGTATATTGCCAGGATGACCTTTACAGTAATGATTTAAACTCTGTTAAGGTAGAAAACACTATCAAAGCTGGCAATGGGAAAGAGTTGCCGTTTGGATCTGTTTTGAATCAAGAGCCCTCCTTTGTCCAGGAAATGGTTTCTCACACGAAGGCCTATTTCAAT GGAGCAAGTAAACGCCTCTCCAATCAGATACCTCTGATTATCCTGTCTTCTGCCCTTCATGATTTCGGGGATAACTTACAGACTGCAATGTTGCATCTTTTGCAAGAAAAAGACAAGCTAAGCCAACTCCTTGAGGAGGACAGTGAAGCTGCTAAACACAGGAGCTACCTCAGTCAACGAGTTAATCGTCTCGCCAAAGCCTGCCAGTACCTGAGAGACTTCACCTCActgtag
- the LOC141940124 gene encoding interferon-induced GTP-binding protein Mx-like isoform X2 yields the protein MDNLRARPRNQQAMDNKNAAVKQLSERTKPALKKDVFTSPSLQTSLEAFAVPLPPDLEDEDLMSDNMTERKPNYEREELKEQCYGEQDTAAEHTLYNQYEEKIQPCIDLVDSLRALGIENDLALPAIAVIGDQSSGKSSVLEALSGIALPRGNGIVTRCPLELKLRKIPDTQAWKGKISYRNIIIELQSASEVEKAIRQAQDVVAGTRGAISGELISLEIRSPDVPNLTLIDLPGIARVAVGDQPKDIGEQIKMLLRKIIGCKETLNLVVVPCNVDIATTEALKMAQEVDPSGERTLGILTKPDLVDRGTEETIINVIRNLVIPLKKGYMIVKCRGQQDIHNKLTLAAAIQQERKFFENHKHFSILMEEGRATVPHLAEKLTNELVRHIKKTLPTLENQIREVLQKTLQDLQKYRRGTPTTESEKLIFLTDLIKLFNQDISLAMRGEEQLFGNEIRLFAKIRREFQTWQVILLECAAKVKKNVPSKVWKYEDQYRGRELPSFTNYRTFEDVIKEQIIELEEPAVEILHNVIRLVEEKFVELTKRHFANFHHLNRAAKTRIEDIREKEAAVAERHIRTQFKMESIVYCQDDLYSNDLNSVKVENTIKAGNGKELPFGSVLNQEPSFVQEMVSHTKAYFNGASKRLSNQIPLIILSSALHDFGDNLQTAMLHLLQEKDKLSQLLEEDSEAAKHRSYLSQRVNRLAKACQYLRDFTSL from the exons ATGGACAACCTACGTGCTAGGCCAAGAAATCAGCAGGCCATGGATAATAAGAATGCAGCTGTCAAACAACTTTCTGAAAGAACCAAACCTGCCCTGAAGAAAGATGTTTTTACATCACCTTCCTTACAAACATCTTTAGAAGCTTTTGCAGTACCTCTTCCACCAGACTTAGAAGATGAAGATCTGATGTCAGACAACATGACTGAGAGAAAACCTAACTACGAGCGGGAGGAGTTGAAGGAACAGTGTTATGGAGAACAAGACACG GCAGCAGAACATACTTTGTACAACCAATATGAGGAAAAGATCCAACCCTGCATTGATCTGGTCGACAGCCTAAGAGCTCTCGGAATAGAAAATGACCTGGCTTTGCCCGCAATCGCAGTGATCGGAGACCAGAGCTCTGGGAAAAGCTCCGTCCTAGAAGCCCTGTCTGGCATTGCTCTTCCTAGGGGCAATG GTATTGTTACTCGATGTCCCTTGGAACTTAAACTGAGAAAAATACCTGACACCCAGGCATGGAAAGGAAAAATTTCTTACCGCAACATCATCATAGAGCTCCAAAGTGCATCTGAGGTGGAGAAAGCAATAAGACAAG CCCAGGATGTTGTGGCTGGTACTAGAGGTGCCATTAGTGGAGAATTAATTTCCCTAGAAATTCGGTCTCCAGATGTCCCAAATCTGACACTAATTGATCTTCCTGGAATTGCCAGAGTGGCTGTGGGGGATCAACCAAAAGACATCGGGGAACAG ATCAAGATGCTACTCAGAAAAATTATTGGCTGCAAAGAGACACTCAATTTGGTAGTGGTGCCATGTAATGTGGATATTGCAACAACAGAAGCACTGAAAATGGCTCAAGAGGTGGACCCCAGTGGAGAAAGGACATTAG GGATCCTCACGAAACCGGACTTGGTAGACAGAGGAACTGAAGAGACTATTATTAACGTAATACGCAACCTGGTCATCCCTCTCAAAAAAGGTTACATGATTGTGAAGTGTCGTGGGCAGCAGGACATCCACAACAAACTGACCTTGGCTGCTGCAATCCAGCAGGAGAGAAAGTTCTTCGAGAATCACAAACATTTCAG CATTCTTATGGAAGAAGGAAGGGCTACTGTCCCTCACCTGGCAGAGAAGCTCACAAATGAACTTGTGAGACATATTAAA AAAACTTTGCCAACACTAGAGAACCAAATACGTGAGGTGCTCCAAAAAACGTTACAGGATCTACAAAAGTACAGAAGAGGCACACCCACAACAGAGTCTGAGAAGCTGATTTTCCTCACAGAT TTGATCAAACTCTTTAATCAAGACATCTCTCTGGCAATGCGTGGAGAGGAACAGTTGTTTGGAAATGAAATCAGACTGTTTGCAAAAATCCGCAGAGAGTTTCAAACATGGCAAGTGATTCTCCTAGAGTGTGCTGCAAAGG ttaaaaaaaatgtacccAGTAAAGTGTGGAAATATGAAGACCAGTATCGTGGACGGGAGCTCCCATCCTTCACCAATTACAGGACATTTGAGGATGTTATAAAAGAGCAAATCATAGAACTGGAGGAGCCGGCCGTTGAGATACTGCACAATGTGATCA GACTGGTTGAAGAGAAATTTGTGGAACTCACTAAAAGGCATTTTGCTAATTTTCACCATCTAAACAGAGCTGCTAAG acCAGAATTGAAGACAttagagagaaagaagcagcagtggcTGAAAGACATATCCGGACCCAGTTTAAAATGGAGAGCATTGTATATTGCCAGGATGACCTTTACAGTAATGATTTAAACTCTGTTAAGGTAGAAAACACTATCAAAGCTGGCAATGGGAAAGAGTTGCCGTTTGGATCTGTTTTGAATCAAGAGCCCTCCTTTGTCCAGGAAATGGTTTCTCACACGAAGGCCTATTTCAAT GGAGCAAGTAAACGCCTCTCCAATCAGATACCTCTGATTATCCTGTCTTCTGCCCTTCATGATTTCGGGGATAACTTACAGACTGCAATGTTGCATCTTTTGCAAGAAAAAGACAAGCTAAGCCAACTCCTTGAGGAGGACAGTGAAGCTGCTAAACACAGGAGCTACCTCAGTCAACGAGTTAATCGTCTCGCCAAAGCCTGCCAGTACCTGAGAGACTTCACCTCActgtag